In a genomic window of Deinococcus multiflagellatus:
- a CDS encoding MFS transporter: MWGGFFAVIPLVTVHFSGPGGLGWSAASVGLVLGLRQLTQQGLTVFGGAWADRLGPKPLILWGCALRTLGFAGMGFAGTLPALLAAALLAGIGGGLFDAPKNAAITQVTRPEHRTRMFSLTSLSGNAGMVTGPLIGAALLGLGFRTAALVAASVYVLAGLVLAATLPHLRPAAPAGSGLAGLRQAAADVRFRRFTLVLIGYFILSTQINVAVTLKAVALAGTGATGPLYGLSAGLAVALQYPLLRLTERHLPTRTALVTAVSLVGLSLGLMSLAHTFAALLACVALYSLGTMIVYPTQQTLTARFAPPGLVGSYFGFAAISLGAGGAVGSVLGGALVDAGARLGWPALPWLTLAAIGALSALGLRWALRGLDEGQTHTD; this comes from the coding sequence ATGTGGGGGGGCTTCTTTGCAGTGATTCCACTGGTCACCGTGCATTTCAGCGGCCCTGGTGGGCTGGGCTGGAGCGCGGCCAGCGTGGGGCTGGTGCTGGGCCTGCGCCAGCTGACCCAGCAGGGCCTGACGGTGTTTGGTGGGGCGTGGGCCGACCGGCTGGGGCCCAAACCGCTGATTCTGTGGGGCTGCGCGCTGCGCACCCTGGGGTTTGCCGGCATGGGCTTTGCTGGTACCCTTCCTGCCCTGCTGGCGGCGGCGCTGCTGGCAGGGATTGGCGGCGGGCTGTTTGACGCCCCCAAGAACGCGGCCATCACCCAGGTCACCCGCCCCGAGCACCGCACGCGCATGTTCAGCCTGACCAGTCTGTCGGGCAACGCGGGCATGGTCACGGGGCCCCTGATCGGCGCGGCGCTGCTGGGCCTGGGCTTTCGCACGGCGGCCCTGGTGGCGGCCAGCGTGTACGTGCTGGCCGGACTGGTGCTGGCGGCCACCCTGCCGCACCTGCGCCCCGCCGCGCCAGCCGGCAGCGGGCTGGCCGGGCTGCGGCAGGCGGCGGCCGACGTGCGGTTCCGGCGCTTTACCCTGGTCTTGATTGGCTACTTCATTCTGAGCACGCAGATCAACGTGGCGGTGACGCTCAAGGCCGTGGCGTTGGCTGGCACCGGCGCCACCGGGCCCCTGTACGGGTTGTCGGCCGGACTGGCCGTGGCGCTGCAGTACCCGCTGCTGCGACTCACCGAGCGGCACCTGCCCACCCGCACCGCCCTGGTGACGGCGGTCAGCCTCGTGGGCCTGAGCCTGGGCCTGATGAGCCTGGCGCACACCTTTGCAGCGCTGCTGGCCTGCGTGGCGCTGTACAGCCTGGGCACCATGATCGTGTACCCCACCCAGCAGACCCTCACCGCCCGCTTTGCGCCGCCGGGCCTGGTGGGCAGTTACTTTGGTTTCGCGGCCATCTCCCTGGGGGCGGGGGGCGCGGTGGGCAGTGTGCTGGGCGGCGCCCTGGTCGACGCTGGCGCGCGGCTGGGGTGGCCCGCCCTGCCCTGGCTGACCCTGGCGGCCATCGGCGCCCTGAGCGCCCTGGGCCTGCGCTGGGCCCTGCGCGGCCTGGACGAGGGGCAGACCCACACCGACTGA